In Nostocoides sp. HKS02, the DNA window CAGGCATGAGCGCAGTTGCGGACAGGACATCACAGCCGGTCGAGAACAAGCCGGCCAAGAAGAGCAAGGGACTCAACGCGGGCCAAGGACGTCGCGGGCTGCTGCTGGTCACGCCGACGATCATCTTCCTCGCCGTGATCATCATCTATCCCCTACTGAAAGCCATCCAGCTGTCCTTCCAGAAGGACGCCGGCCTGGACCCGGCCACCGGGTTGTTCGTCGAGGGCGGGAGCGCCGGAGTATCGAACTACACCCACTGGCTCCTGCAACGGTGTGGAAATGTCAGCTGCCCGCCCGGCACCATCGGCGCCCAGTTCTACGACGCCCTGCGGGTGACCCTCTTCTTCACCGTCGTCAGCGTGGTCATCGAGGTCCTGCTCGGCATCTGGTTCGCCATGATCATGAACCGCGACTTCAAGGGCCGCGGCCTCGTCCGGGCCGCCATCCTCGTGCCCTGGGCGATCCCCACGGCCGTGACGGCGAAGCTCTTCTATTTCATGTTCGCCTACGACGGCATCATCAACCACCTCATCGGCATCTTCGGGATCAGTCCGCAGCTGTGGACCAGTGACCCGTGGGCCGCGAAGTTCGCCATCATCATCGCGGACGTCTGGAAGACGACGCCGTTCATGGCGCTGCTCATCCTCGCCGGCCTCCAGCTCATCCCCGGTGACGTCTACGAGGCAGCCCAGATCGACGGTGCCTCCAAGTGGCAGACCTTCACGAAGATCACGCTCCCGTTGGTCAAGACACCGCTCATGGTGGCCGTGCTCTTCCGCACCCTCGACGTGCTCCGCATCTACGACCTCCCGGCGATTCTCACCGGAGGCGCGGGCGGGACGACGTCGCTGTCCATGCTGGTGATCAAGCAGAAGAACGAAGGCTTCCACGGCGCGTCCGCACTGTCGACGATCGTCTTCCTGCTCATCGCCTTCGCCGCCTTCCTCTTCATCCAGTTCGGCGGCGCCGACGTGATCAAGCGACCGCCCAAGAGCGAGAAGGCCGCCCCCACCGCACCCGTCAACCCGGTCGCCGCGAACGCCACCACCCCGGGAGCCTGAGATGACCACCACTACCACCACCACGACCGCCCCTCCTGCCAGTGGCCGGACCGAGGCGCAGGAAATCCACTTCAAGAGCAACCGGAACGCCAAGATCCGGATGTACATCGGCTTGGCCGTGCTCGTGATCTGGGGCCTCTCGCCGTTCTACTGGATGGTCGTCACGGCCTTCCGCGACGTCGGCTACACATTCGACAACTCGGCGTGGCCCACCCACGTGACGCTCGACAACTTCCGGACCGCGTTCTCGACCGACCGAGGCAACCACTTCGGCGCCGCCCTCGTGCACTCGCTGATCATCGGCATCGCCGTCACCGTCGTCGCCATGCTCGTGGGCGTCTTCGCGTCCTACGCGCTGGCCCGGCTGGACTTCCCGGCCAAGTACGCCGTGCTCGGAGTGATCCTGGGCGCCTCGATGTTCCCGGGCGTCGCGCTGGTCTCGCCGCTGTTCCAGATGTTCACCGACTTCGGGTGGATGAGTGGCGCGAACTACCAGGCGCTGATCATCCCGGACATCTCGTTCGCTCTCCCGCTGACGATCTACACGCTCACGGCCTTCCTGGCCGAGATGCCGTGGGAGCTCGAGGAGTCGGCGCGGATCGACGGCTGCACGCCGGGCCAGGCGTTCCGCAAGATCATGCTGCCACTGGCTGCTCCCGGCCTGTTCACGACCGCGATCCTCGCGTTCATCGCCAGCTGGAACGAGTACCTTCTGGCCCAGCAGTTCTCCACGCCGCAGACCCAGACGGTCACCGTCGCGATCGCCCAGTTCACGGGTGCCCAGCCGCACCAGGAGCCCTACACCGCCGTCATGGCGGCCGGAACGATCGTCACCGTGCCGCTGATCATCATGGTGCTGGTCTTCCAGCGCGCGATCGTCTCGGGCCTCACTGCGGGGGGTGTCAAGGGCTAGGCCAGCCGGCCAACCCTGACTCCTATGGGACTTTTCAACCCTGGGAGCGGCACCGGCGGTCCGCGGGCCAAGGCCCAACGACTGGAGGTGCTGCTCGGCCTCATCGGGTTCTTCGCGTTCATGGCCGTCATCCAAACGGTCGTGCTGGAGGTCCGCGGGGAGTCGGCGGGTGGATCCGCCGTGCTCCTCGCGGTGCTCCTGGCGTTGCTCTGGTTGATCTTGCGAGCGCGGCGCAACACCGGCACCTAGACGGGCCCCCCATGCCGGCCACAAAGAGGTGGACATGAGCACCATCAGTGATGTTGCGAGAGTGGCGGGGGTCTCCGTCGCGACCGTCTCGCGCGCCTTGCGTGGCGTCGACCGGGTCAGTCCTCGGACCCGTGACCGCGTTCTGGAGGTCGCGGCGGAGCTGCACTACGTCGCCTCCCCCGCCGCGACCAGCCTGGTCTCCGGGCGCACGCGTGGAGTGGCGGTCGTGGTGCCGTACTTCAACCGGTGGTTCTTCGCGACCGTCGTTAGCGGCATCGAGAAGGCCCTGCGCGAGGACGGCCACCATGTCCTGCTGGTCGACCTCGAGGGCCACACCTTCGACACCCGGCTGCGCATCACCCAGAACATGCTCTGGAAGCGCGCCGATGGCGTCATCATCCTCAACATTCCTCCCGAGGCGGGCGAGCGGGCCATCCTGGACCGGCTCGGCATACCCGTGGTCACGGTGGGGAACCGCCAACCGGGGTGGCCCTCGGTCCGCATCGACGACCGGCAGGCGATGGCGCTCGCGACGCGCCACGTGATCGAGCTGGGCCACACCCGCATCGGGTATGCCGGCACGGTGCCGGCGTCCGTGACGCACCTGCAGACACCGCTGGACCGCCGCGAGGCGTTTGGGCAGGTCTTGCGGCAGTACGACCTGCACTGTCCCCCGGAGTGGATCCTCGAGTGCGACTGGACCGCGCACGACGCAGCGCTCCTCTCGCGGCCCATGCTGGCCGCAGCCGAGCGGCCCACGGCCGTGGTCGCCGCCTCCGACGAGATCGCGTTCGGGGTGCTCAGCGCGGCGCGCCACCTCGGTCTCGAGGTGCCTCGAGACCTCTCCGTCATCGGCATCGACGACCACATCCACTCCGAGACCTTCGACCTCACCACCGTGCGCCAGGACGTCGAGCTGCAGGGTCGACGGGCTGGCGCCCTCATGCTCGACACGCTCCACGGCCGGAGCGCGAGCAAGGACCACGACGAGCTCCACCCGGTCGAGCTCGTCGTGCGCGGCTCGACCGCCGCGCCATCCCGCACCACCGCGGCCAAGCCGACCCGCACACCCGCCCCTGCGATCTAGGGTTGCACCCGAGCACCCCCAGCCCGACGACCTCAGGAGTGACCGTGGCCGAGGCGCATTCGCCTGCCCAGCACCAAGCGGACAGCCATGACCTGATCCGGGTGCACGGCGCCCGTGTCAACAACCTCAAGGACATCAGCCTCGAGATCCCCAAGCGTCGGCTGACGGTCTTCACGGGCGTCTCCGGGTCGGGCAAGAGCTCGCTCGTGTTCAGCACCATCGCCGCGGAGTCGCAGCGGATGATCAACGAGACCTACAGCGCTTTCGTGCAGGGCTTCATGCCGACGCTCGCGCGCCCGGATGTGGACGTGCTCGAAGGGCTGACCACCGCGATCATCGTCGACCAGCAGCGGTTGGGCAGCGACCCGCGGTCCACGGTCGGCACCGCGACCGACGCCAACGCGATGCTGCGCATCCTGTTCAGCCGGCTCGGGCAGCCGCACATCGGCTCCGCCCAGGCGTTCTCGTTCAACGTCGCGTCGATCAGCGGGTCGGGCGCAGTCAGCATGGAGCGCGCCGGACGGACCACGAAGGAGCGTCGCAGCTTCAGCATCACCGGCGGGATGTGTTCGCGCTGCGAGGGCCGCGGCTCGGTCACCGACTTCGACCTGTCGGCGCTCTACGACGACAGCCTGTCGCTGCGCGAGGGAGCGCTGACCATCCCCGGGTACAGCATGGACGGCTGGTTCGGCCGCATCTTCAGCGGCTCCGGCTTCTTCGACATGGACAAGCCGATCCGCAAGTACACCAAGAAGGAGCTGCACGACCTGCTCTACCGCGAGCCGACCAAGATCAAGGTCGAGGGCATCAACCTCACCTACGAGGGCCTCATCCCGAAGATCCAGAAATCCATGCTGGCCAAGGACCGCGAGGCGATGCAGCCCCACATCCGAGCCTTCGTGGAGCGGGCGATCACCTTCACAACCTGCCCCGACTGCGACGGGACCCGGCTCAACGACGGCGCTCGATCCTCCAAGATCAAGGGGCTCAACATCGCCGATCTGTGCGCCATGCAGATCAGCGACCTCGCCGGATGGGTCCGCGACCTGGACGAGCCCACGGTGGCGCCCTTGGTGACCGGGCTGCGACACCTCCTCGACTCGTTCGCCGAGATCGGACTCGGATACCTCTCGCTCGACCGGTCGTCGGGAACGCTCTCCGGCGGAGAGGCCCAGCGCACCAAGATGATCCGTCACCTCGGGTCCTCGCTGACGGACGTCACGTACGTCTTCGACGAGCCGACGATCGGGCTGCACCCGCACGACATCGAGCGCATGAACGTGCTGCTGCTCCAGCTGCGCGACAAGGGCAACACCGTGCTAGTCGTCGAGCACAAGCCCGAGGCGATCGCGATCGCCGAGCACGTCGTCGACCTCGGTCCCGGGGCCGGTAGCGCGGGCGGCGAGGTGATGTTCGAGGGCACCGTCGCGGGCCTGCGCGCCAGTGGCACGGTCACGGGTCGACACCTCGACGACCGTGCCGCCCTGAAGCCAGCCACGCGCACGCCCACGGGCGTGCTCGAGGTACGCGGCGCCAGCACGCACAACCTGCGCGAGGTCGATGTCGACCTGCCACTTGGGGTCCTGGTCGTGGTGACCGGGGTGGCCGGCTCGGGCAAGAGCTCGCTGATCCACGGCTCGGTGTCGGGCCGCGACGGCGTGGTCTCGGTCGACCAGGCCGGGATCAAGGGCTCACGACGCAGTAACCCGGCGACGTACACCGGACTGCTCGACCCGATCCGCAAGGCCTTCGCGAAGGCCAACGGCGTGAAGCCCGCGTTGTTCAGCGCGAACTCCGAAGGTGCTTGCCCTGCCTGCAACGGTGCGGGCGTCATCTACACGGACCTGGCCATGATGGCCGGCGTCGCCACGGTCTGCGAGGAGTGCGACGGCAAGCGGTTCCTGGCCGAGGTGCTCGAGTACACCTTCGGCGGCAAGGACATCAGCGAGGTGCTCGCCATGTCGGTGGATGAGGCGCGCGAGTTCTTCGGCGCCGGTGAGGCGAGGACGCCGGCCGCGCACACCCTCCTCACCCACCTGGCCGATGTTGGCCTCGGCTACCTGCGCCTCGGCCAGCCCCTCACCACCCTCTCCGGCGGTGAGCGCCAGCGGCTCAAGCTGGCCACCCACCTGGGCGAGACCGGCGGCGTCTACGTCCTCGACGAGCCGACCACGGGCCTGCACCTCGCCGATGTCGAGCAGCTGCTCGGCCTGCTCGACCGGCTCGTCGACTCCGGCAAGTCCGTCATCGTCATTGAGCACCACCAGGCCGTCATGGCGCACGCCGACTGGATCATCGACCTCGGCCCGGGGGCCGGACACGACGGTGGCCGAGTCGTCTTCGAGGGCACCCCGGCCGAGCTCGTCGCCGACCGGAGCACCCTCACCGGGCAGCACCTCGCGGCATACGTCAAAGGCTGAGGCCAGCGCGGCTGAGGGCTGAGCACCGAACGCCGGCGAGTCAGGCGCCTCAGGCGTCGATGCGCTCGCGGTCGAGCTCGGCGGCCGACTCGACGATGAAGTCCTTGCGGGGCCCCACGTCGTTGCCCATGAGCAGCTCGAACACCCGCTCGGCCATCTCGGCGTCGCGCAGCGTCACCCGGCGCAGGGTGCGCAGGCGTGGGTCCATCGTCGTCTCGGCCAGCTGGTCGGCATCCATCTCACCGAGGCCCTTGTAGCGCTGCAGCGGCTGCTTGACGTTCTTGCCCCGCTTGTCGAGCGAGGCCAGGGTCGTGCGCATCTCCTTCTCGGAGTAGGTGTAGATCAGGTCGTTCTTCTTTGCGCCCGCATTGACGACCTCGATGCGGTGCAGCGGCGGGACCGCGGCATACACCCGGCCTGCCTCGACCAGGGGACGCATGTACCGGAAGAAGAGCGTGAGCAGGAGGGTGCGGATGTGCGCGCCGTCAACATCGGCGTCGGTCATGATGACGACCTTGCCGTAGCGGGCCGCGTCGAGGTCGAACGAGCGCCCGGAGCCCGCCCCGACCACCTGGATGATCGCGGCACACTCGGCATTCTTGAGCATGTCGGACACCGAGGCTTTCTGGACGTTGAGGATCTTGCCGCGGATCGGCAGCAGGGCCTGGAAGTCGCTCGAGCGCGCCAGCTTCGCGGTGCCCAGGGCACTGTCACCCTCGACGATGAACAGCTCGGACTTGGCGACGTCCGTCGAGCGACAGTCCGCGAGCTTGGCCGGCAGCGAGGAGGTCTCCAGGGCGTTCTTGCGACGCTGGGTCTCCTTGTGCAGCCGCGCGCTGATCCGCGACTTCATCTCGGAGACGACCTTCTCGAGCAGCAGCGCGGCCTGGGCCTTGTCGCCACGCTTCACGGAGTTCAGGCGCGCGGTGAGCTCCTGCTCGACCACCTTGGCGACGATGGCGCGGACCGCGTTGGTGCCGAGGACCTCCTTGGTCTGGCCCTCGAACTGCGGCTCGGCCAGACGGACGGTCACGACGGCGGTCAGGCCGGCCATGACGTCGTCCTTCTCGGCCTTGTCGTTGCCCACCTTGAGGCGGCGGCTGTTGACCTCGAGCTGCTTGCGGAACACCTTGAGCAGAGCCTGCTCGAAGCCCGCCATGTGGGTGCCGCCCTTGGGGGTGGCGATGATGTTGACGAACGAGCTGACCCTCGCGTCGTACCCGGTGCCCCAGCGGACCGCGATGTCGACCTCGCACTCGCGCTCGACATCGGCCGGCGAGAGGTGGCCCGCGGAGTCGAGCACCGGCACCGTCTCGGTGAACGTGCCCGTGCCCTGCAGCCGCCAGACCTCGGTGACCGCGGCGTCGGGGGCGAGGAACTCGGCGAACTCGGAGATGCCCCCGTCGTGGACGAAGGTCTCTTCGTGGGGGCCGCTCTCGCCCGGGGTGCCCGGCAGGCCGCGCTCGTCGCGGATCACCAAGGTCAGGCCCGGCACGAGGAACGAGGTCTGGCGGGCGCGGGCGACGAGCTGCTCGTAGTCGAAGGTGGCGTCCTTGAGGAAGATCTGCCGGTCGGCCCAGTAGCGGATGCGCGTGCCGGTCACGCCCCGCTTCGTCGTGCCGATGACGGCCAGCTCGCTGGTGCGCTCGTAGGGCGTGAACTCGTGCTCGGGATCCTTCTCAGCGCTCGCGACGTCGGGGAAGTACCCCGGCTCGCCGCGGCGGAAGCTCATGGCGTACGTCTTGCCGCCGCGGTCGACCTCGACGTCGAGCCGCGAGGACAGGGCGTTGACAACGGACGCCCCCACCCCGTGCAGGCCGCCAGAAGCGGTGTAGGAGCCGCCGCCGAACTTGCCGCCCGCATGCAGCTTGGTGAAGACGACCTCGACCCCCGTCAGACCGGTGCGCGGCTCGATGTCGACCGGGATGCCGCGGGCGTTGTCACGCACCTCCACGGAGCCGTCGCGGTGCAGCACGATGTCGATCCGCTCGCCGTGACCGGCCAGGGCCTCGTCGACGGCGTTGTCGATGATCTCCCACAGGCAGTGCATGAGGCCACGTCCGTCGGTCGACCCGATGTACATGCCGGGCCGCTTGCGGACGGCCTCCAGCCCCTCGAGGACCTGCAGGTGGTGAGCGCTGTAGTCCGAGGACGACTTGGTCGTCGCGGCCTTCTTCGCGGTGGTGGCTTCAGCCACGGCCTTCCCTTCTGGTGATCTGCGGCGGCTGGAGACCCGTCCCCGGCCGGTCCCCGCAGGTTATCCCGACGCCGTGACAGGCCCTCGCAGGCACGCGGGACCCGGGCGCATGGGCGCCGGTGGCGGGGGCTCACAGGTGCGCCGCATACGCTGGGGTCGGTCTGTGGCCCATCCACCGGACGCCTGACCTCCGAATCACCCGATGCGACATGACATGACCCACATCCCGGGCCAATGCACGGCGGGAAGAACTGACCGTGCTTGACTGTTATCACCGGCGCCGGACCGGGATGCCAACCTCGGACCGGAGATGGACGTCTCATCAGAGACACGAGAACGAAGGAAGGCTGACGTGACCACTGCACTGGCACCCACTTTGACCGCGGCTGACCGCTGCGACCGCTGCGGCGCCCAGGCTTACGTTCGCGCCCGCCTGCACGCGGGGGGCGAACTGTTGTTCTGCGCCCACCACGGACGTGAACACCTGGCCAAGCTCCGCGAACACGCCGAGATCCAGGACGAGAGCGAGCGGTTGCACGAGACGCCCGCCGTCGCCCCCGTCGACGAACGCTGAGAGGCGCTGCTGGCGCCCTGACGCCCGTGGACGCATCCACCTGGGTCCCCGCTGTCCTGATCGTGATCGGGATGGTGGGGATCGTCGTTCCGGTGCTGCCCGGGCTGCTCCTCGTGCTGGCGGCGGTCCTGGTCTGGGCGCTCGACACCGGCACCACTGTGGCGTGGGTGGTGTTCGCCGTGGCTGCCGTGCTGTGGGTGGCCGGGTTCGCGCTGCGGTATGCCGTGCCCGAACGACGGTTGCGCGAGGCCGGCGTGCACCGCTCCACCCTGCTGCTGTCGATGCTGCTCGGGATCGTCGGGTTCTTCGTGATCCCCGTCGTCGGCGGCCCGGTGGGGTTCATCCTCGGGATCTACCTCGTCGAGCTGGCCCACTCACGCGACCGCGGCACGGCCTGGTCCTCGACCAAGAGCGCGCTGCGCGCGGTGTTCACGTCGATGGGGATCGAGCTGCTCGCCGGCCTGGCCATCGCCACGACCTGGGTCGTGGGAGTGCTGCTGAGCCGCTGAGCTGAGCTGTGTGGAGACTCGGCGTGGGTCGGTACTCGCTGTGTGGGGACTCGGTGCGGGTCAGTACTCGTCGCGCCGACGGTCCCAGCGCTCCTCGAGGCGGTGCATGAACGAGCCCGACTGCTTCGAGGTCTTGCGGGTGGTCGCGGCCGGCCGACGCACGGAGCCGTCGGGCTGGACCGTGCCGAGCGGGGTGCGTCGCCGGGGCGGGGTGAGTGCGAAGGCGACCGAGGCGACCATGACCGCGAAACCAGCAGCGCCGAGCCACATGGTCGTGTTGACCCCGACGAGCACCAGGGTGAGGCCAACGAGCACGCCGACGACCCCGACCGCGATGCGACGTCGTGCCGCCGCCTTGGCGCCCGCGCCCTGCATCTGCGACGCGAACTTGGGGTCCTCGGCATACAGCGCCTGCTCCATCTGTTCGAGCAACTGCTGTTCATGCTCTGAGAGCGGCACGATGACCTCCTGGCTTTCGGCGTGCACCTGGACCAACGCTCGAGCGCCCCGCCCAGTTGCATTGCCGTTGTTGCGTGCGTTGCGGCCGGTCAGCGCCTTGCGATGGCACCTTCAGGATATGTCGCCGGGCGGTGATGCACTAGCCGTTCGGGTCGGGTGTGGAGGGCTGTGACCTGCCGCGCCGGTCCTGCGGTGTCGCCCGCGCGCGATCGGTGTCACGGATGAGGCTGGCGGGACGCACGCTGCCGACGCCGAACCGCGCACTGGCCCGGTCGACGGCGCGATCGGCCTCGCGCCACCCGTGGTCGGGCTCGTCGAGCAACCCCTGGATCGGTGCTCCCTGCGCCTCGACGAGTCCCTCCATCCGGACGCCGACGAGCCGGATGCGGGCCTGGTGCAGGGCGAGGGCATCGAACAGCGCCTTGGCCGTGTCGTAGATCTCGCGGCTCACGTCCGTGGGGTCGCGCAGGGTCTTGCTCCTGGTGACGGTCGTGAAGTCGGCGAACCGCACCTTGATCGAGACGGTGCGTCCCACCATGGCCGCGGACCGCACCCGCGCAGCCGTGCGGTCGCTGAGCTTGAGCAGCTGGCGGTGGATGTATGCCGGGTCGTCGACGTCGACCTCGAACGTCTCGTCGGACCCGATGCTGCGCTCGCGACGCTGGGGCTCGACCGGTCGCGGGTCACGCCCCCAGGCGAGGTCGTACAGGTGCGGGCCGGCGCTGTCACCCAGGGCCTGCCGAAGGGTGTCGAGCGGGGTGTGGGCGATGTCGGCGACGGTGTGCAGGCCCAGGCGCACGAGGGTCTCCTCGGTGCGGTCCCCCACTCCCCACAGCGCGCCGACGGGTAGCTGCTGGACGAAGCCAAGGACCTCCTCACGCGGCACGACCACCATGCCATCCGGCTTGGCCAGACCGGAGGCGAGCTTGGCGACGAACTTGGTCGGGGCCACGCCGACCGAGCAGGTGATGCCCTGCTCCTCGTGGATGGTGTCGCGCAGGAGCTGGCCGATGCGGGCGGGGTTGCCGAGCCGGCGCGTGGACCCGGCCACGTCGAGGAAGGCCTCGTCCAGGGACAACGGCTCGACCACGGGCGTGATCGTCGCAAAGGTGGCCATCACGCCCGCCGAGATCTGGCTGTACAGGGCGTGGTCCGGCGCGATCACCGTGGCTTGGGGGCAGAGCCGTCGCGCGCGGGACATCGGCATCGCCGAGGCAACCCCGAACGCGCGGGCCTCGTAGGTGGCGGACAGCACCACCCCGCGGTTGCCCCCACCACCGATGATCACCGGGGTGCCGACCAGCTCGGGGCGGCGCAGGAGGGAGGCCGAGGCATAGAAGGCGTCCATGTCGACGTGCAGGATGGTGCAGCCCGTGTCGTCCGGTGGCTGCTGGGCGGTGCGCTGTGGGAGCGCGAACTGGCGCCGGCTCACGGCTCGCCTCAGCGCTTGGCGAGGATGTGCACCGCAGCCCCGAGCTGGCCGAGGAAGCCGAACTCGGGGTGTCGGCTGGCGGCGTGCTCGAGCTCGAGCAGGGCGGTGCGGTCGATCTCGGTGTCGAGCAGGGCCGACGGCACGAGGTCGCTGAACAACCGCACCCCGTGCACGTCGAGAACCCGGAGCCCGGCGGCCTCCACCATCGCGACCAGGGCTGGGGCGTCGAAGCGGCGTGGGAGGGGGTCGGCGCTCCCCCAACGGCCGTCGGCGCTGACCAGCGCCGTGTGGGCCTGGGCGAACTGGCCGGCGAGGACCCGAGCGAGCACGACGGCCAGGCGCTGGGCAGCCACCAGGCTGAGGTGGCCCCCCGGTGCGAGAACCGCGGCCAGCGCGCCCACGGTGGCGGCCGGGTCGTCGACGACCTCGAGGGTTCCGTGGCAGCAGACCAGGTCGAACGGCCGGTCGCCGGCGAGGTCGACGAGCGAGTCGGCGTCGCCTTGGACTGCGGTGACCGCGGCGCCGACCCCGCGCTCGGCGCTGCGGCGCGACAGTGAGGCAAGGGCATCGGGGCTGGGATCGACCACGGTGATCTCGTGCCCCAGCTCGGCCAGCGGGACGGCCAAGCCGCCGGTGCCGCCACCGAGGTCGAGCACCCGCAACGGGCGGCCGAGCTCGGACTGCTGTGTCTCGATGAGCTCACGGACTGCGACCCAGACCGCCGAGGTCCGCAGTGCGGTCTCGACGCCGCCGCGTCGGGCGCGCCACTGCTCTTCGGCCACGAGGTCTCCTCCGGGGTAGCGCTGCAGGGTGGGCGGGTCGACTGCCACCCTAACGGCCGGAGCCGACGGCGCTGGGCAGAGCGCACGGGATGGTCGGCACGAGGAGGTCGATCGGCCCGTGGTTGTTCGCGGGCACGCCGAGGCTGTGGCACACGAGGTCGAGGAACAGCTCGGCCTGGCGCAGGAGGTCGTCGGCCTCACGGGCGGTCACCTGGCCCTGCGGCCGGCGATCGGCGGTGACCACCTCGAAGAAGGTGGCCCACTCGGCGAGCTCTGGGGCCAACCGGGGCAACAGGGCCCACAGGCTGTGCGGCCCCGCCCGGTCGGAGTCGTCAGGACGGTCGGGTCCGTCTGGTCCGTCTGCGCCGTCGGACGCCCCGGGGCCGCGGAGGCGACGGGCGTCACGTCGGGCGGCGAGCATCGACGCCGCGGCTCGCAGCGCGGCCAGGCGGGCATGCTGGTGGCGGGTCGTCGTGTCGGTGCTCTGGCACGCCAGCAGCAGGGAATGGCGCGACCGGTCGAGCAGGTCCAGGGTGCTGGTCATCGCGGCGCCTCAGTCCGCGACCCGAAGGAGCTGCCACTGGTTGGCCTGGGCACCGGCCCCCGGCGAGCCAGGGAGTGTCGCAGCGAGGTCGTAGACCTGCGCGCCGCCGAGGCGGCCGGGGCTGGCCTCGACTCGCCAGACCCGGCGTTCACGGGCGCCTGCGACGACCTCGTGCCCCCCGCGCGCGTCGCGCCACCACGGCCGGTGCTCGTTCCACTGGTCGAGGATCGCTCGGACGACGTAGAGCCTGCCGCGCCACACGAAGGCGTCCGGACGGCGCCCAGGATCACCGTCGGAGGATGCCGGCGCGTCCTCGTGGGCCGCGTCGCGGACGTCGATGGGTTCTTCGTACCGGCGGTCCACGAGCGACTCCTTCGGAGGGTGGGAGTGGGGTGGGGTGTGCGCTCTGGCCCTGCGAACGGGCGGGGTCGAGGCGCCTGATCACAGGGCCAGAGCCGCACGGCGGGTTCCGTCGAGGACCCGTCATTCGAACAGGTGTTCGATGAGAAGAAGGTATACCCCGGCGCCGACAGCCCGCAATCCCTCTGGTCCGCCGCCCACCGGCCCGCCTAGCATTCGTCCATGTCGCAGTCCGGCGCAGCCACCTCCCCGGGCGCGCCCGACCTCGGCGCCCACCCCGGCGTCCAGCGCGTCCTCGCGGCGCTCGCTGTCCACCACATCACCCCGGAGGTCATCACCCTGCCCGATGCCGTGCGCACGGCATCGGCCGCCGCGGCCGCGCTGGGCATCACGCCCGCCGAGATCGCGAACTCCTTGGTGTTCCGTGCCCACGCCGAGGACGGCACGGTCGGGCCCCTCCTGGTCCTCACCTCGGGAGCCCACAAGGTCGACCTCGTGAAGGTGGCCGAGCTGCTCGACGGAGTCGAGCGCATCGACCGCGCGGACGCCGACTTCGTCCGAGCCCAGACCGGTTTCGCCATCGGCGGTGTGGCGCCCGTCGGACACCTCCACGCCGTGCCCACGGTCGTCGACGTCTCGCTCAGCCGGTATCCCTACGTGTGGGCGGCCGCCGGCCACAGCCACACCGTGTTCCGGACCACCTACGAGGAGCTGCTCAGGATCACCGGGCCCCACAG includes these proteins:
- a CDS encoding DUF3040 domain-containing protein, with the protein product MLEQMEQALYAEDPKFASQMQGAGAKAAARRRIAVGVVGVLVGLTLVLVGVNTTMWLGAAGFAVMVASVAFALTPPRRRTPLGTVQPDGSVRRPAATTRKTSKQSGSFMHRLEERWDRRRDEY
- the dinB gene encoding DNA polymerase IV gives rise to the protein MSRRQFALPQRTAQQPPDDTGCTILHVDMDAFYASASLLRRPELVGTPVIIGGGGNRGVVLSATYEARAFGVASAMPMSRARRLCPQATVIAPDHALYSQISAGVMATFATITPVVEPLSLDEAFLDVAGSTRRLGNPARIGQLLRDTIHEEQGITCSVGVAPTKFVAKLASGLAKPDGMVVVPREEVLGFVQQLPVGALWGVGDRTEETLVRLGLHTVADIAHTPLDTLRQALGDSAGPHLYDLAWGRDPRPVEPQRRERSIGSDETFEVDVDDPAYIHRQLLKLSDRTAARVRSAAMVGRTVSIKVRFADFTTVTRSKTLRDPTDVSREIYDTAKALFDALALHQARIRLVGVRMEGLVEAQGAPIQGLLDEPDHGWREADRAVDRASARFGVGSVRPASLIRDTDRARATPQDRRGRSQPSTPDPNG
- a CDS encoding methyltransferase domain-containing protein codes for the protein MAVDPPTLQRYPGGDLVAEEQWRARRGGVETALRTSAVWVAVRELIETQQSELGRPLRVLDLGGGTGGLAVPLAELGHEITVVDPSPDALASLSRRSAERGVGAAVTAVQGDADSLVDLAGDRPFDLVCCHGTLEVVDDPAATVGALAAVLAPGGHLSLVAAQRLAVVLARVLAGQFAQAHTALVSADGRWGSADPLPRRFDAPALVAMVEAAGLRVLDVHGVRLFSDLVPSALLDTEIDRTALLELEHAASRHPEFGFLGQLGAAVHILAKR
- a CDS encoding SAV_6107 family HEPN domain-containing protein yields the protein MTSTLDLLDRSRHSLLLACQSTDTTTRHQHARLAALRAAASMLAARRDARRLRGPGASDGADGPDGPDRPDDSDRAGPHSLWALLPRLAPELAEWATFFEVVTADRRPQGQVTAREADDLLRQAELFLDLVCHSLGVPANNHGPIDLLVPTIPCALPSAVGSGR
- a CDS encoding DUF6504 family protein — translated: MDRRYEEPIDVRDAAHEDAPASSDGDPGRRPDAFVWRGRLYVVRAILDQWNEHRPWWRDARGGHEVVAGARERRVWRVEASPGRLGGAQVYDLAATLPGSPGAGAQANQWQLLRVAD
- a CDS encoding YbaK/EbsC family protein translates to MSQSGAATSPGAPDLGAHPGVQRVLAALAVHHITPEVITLPDAVRTASAAAAALGITPAEIANSLVFRAHAEDGTVGPLLVLTSGAHKVDLVKVAELLDGVERIDRADADFVRAQTGFAIGGVAPVGHLHAVPTVVDVSLSRYPYVWAAAGHSHTVFRTTYEELLRITGPHSTAIEVC
- a CDS encoding type IIA DNA topoisomerase subunit B; its protein translation is MAEATTAKKAATTKSSSDYSAHHLQVLEGLEAVRKRPGMYIGSTDGRGLMHCLWEIIDNAVDEALAGHGERIDIVLHRDGSVEVRDNARGIPVDIEPRTGLTGVEVVFTKLHAGGKFGGGSYTASGGLHGVGASVVNALSSRLDVEVDRGGKTYAMSFRRGEPGYFPDVASAEKDPEHEFTPYERTSELAVIGTTKRGVTGTRIRYWADRQIFLKDATFDYEQLVARARQTSFLVPGLTLVIRDERGLPGTPGESGPHEETFVHDGGISEFAEFLAPDAAVTEVWRLQGTGTFTETVPVLDSAGHLSPADVERECEVDIAVRWGTGYDARVSSFVNIIATPKGGTHMAGFEQALLKVFRKQLEVNSRRLKVGNDKAEKDDVMAGLTAVVTVRLAEPQFEGQTKEVLGTNAVRAIVAKVVEQELTARLNSVKRGDKAQAALLLEKVVSEMKSRISARLHKETQRRKNALETSSLPAKLADCRSTDVAKSELFIVEGDSALGTAKLARSSDFQALLPIRGKILNVQKASVSDMLKNAECAAIIQVVGAGSGRSFDLDAARYGKVVIMTDADVDGAHIRTLLLTLFFRYMRPLVEAGRVYAAVPPLHRIEVVNAGAKKNDLIYTYSEKEMRTTLASLDKRGKNVKQPLQRYKGLGEMDADQLAETTMDPRLRTLRRVTLRDAEMAERVFELLMGNDVGPRKDFIVESAAELDRERIDA
- a CDS encoding DUF456 domain-containing protein, with translation MDASTWVPAVLIVIGMVGIVVPVLPGLLLVLAAVLVWALDTGTTVAWVVFAVAAVLWVAGFALRYAVPERRLREAGVHRSTLLLSMLLGIVGFFVIPVVGGPVGFILGIYLVELAHSRDRGTAWSSTKSALRAVFTSMGIELLAGLAIATTWVVGVLLSR